In Lytechinus pictus isolate F3 Inbred chromosome 17, Lp3.0, whole genome shotgun sequence, the genomic window gtattctattcataattacaaaagtgcttgaaatgtccagttttcaggccataatatcaaatttatcgccctcattaggcattaataaataagatattaatttaatgattaaattgtcccttttgtttcatctcgcgcttagcaagaggaataggaagatagtcatcatttccATATGacttgtcctaaggatgtcccggtcctatgtcaaaactcaaataataatgaaaaatatcagctctttatgaaatgcgatccatatccacctcacaattttcctacaaagtgcttcaaatatatagctgaaattgacccttttttcagatcggaatatcaaatagtttaagctcgcgcttcgcgctcgctttgatttttcatgataaaagatgtgtagaatgccgagattctaggtctaaatctgaaacacgcgcatgtttattcatcagatattcaacttgttctctatttcaatcattatccagtttcagatcacaatataaaaattttctgctcacgctttgtgctcgcattattaatgtagaaagatcccctattactcatcattttcatgatttacaaaacatgaatagagtgtcacatttttaggtctaattctcgaatttttctgctcacatcaattgtttagttatatagctaccctgttcacaattacaaaaattgattaaaattttcgattctttttgtattatttgattgttgaaatatgtaacgtcttcatggctaagtgcaagcagtcaattcaaattaaacgtatatgaacattttctggctgcattttgcactcggattattaatgtaaggaccgggtgtaaggaagacccccaattactcatccctttcatgatttacaaaacatgaatagagtgtctcgttctcgGGTCTAAATCTCAACATTTTTCATCAGTTAACCTCTGCTCGCAcctcgcgttcgtagtaattatttagttgtatatacatctttttcaggaaaaacattgcccagaatgttcaaatttgaggaaaaaatacataaattttcaaaaaaaaactttgcacgcgcttcgcgctcgcattatataaataaggattatgatattatatatgttgatttaagaataaagctaagaagtgaccatgaggactactccttcaatgaaacaaacaaaaatcaccttcgagcggccgatcgggaattaacataaaattatggctgaaacaaatttcggCCCCCCCCCTACTGGCGAAGgctagatccgcccctgttgtCCCGCCTACATTTcaggacagatttccgcccatgctatTGACATAAACTTTTCGTAGGTCGAAACTTTTTCGTAAACTTTTCGTAATTAGAACATACCTCTGCATTCTCTTCCATTTCCGGTATATCCCGTTTTGCACGAGCAGATGAATGACCCAGGAGTGTTGGTACACGTTGCATGCTCATCACAATTGTGTAATTGTAGATCACACTCATTCGAATCTGTATATATTTGtgaaacaaaatacaattttgataatgCTTGATTATGCAAAGACTTCAAGGGTCAGAGGCACAAGTTTTATGTATGATAATGCAAAAACGCAAATCTGTTCGTTAAGTACCTGTTTGATTGAAATATTCTGCTACAGGTTTAGTTACAGAAAATTTTGTGTATTGCTGTCGTTTTACTTCTCAGAAGTATTCATGGTATTTGGACAACTCCCACTTTCTGGAAAATTACAGTACTCCGGTGCAAAAATGTAAAGTCGATTCCTTACAGAGTGTCTTAACTATCTTTGACTATTGCATCTCTCCCCAGCTGAGCCAATTGCTTcttatccttatctttacattattctgaaccgaAAACCCTATTACAATCtcaactctaaccctatgccctctgagatataaagaccggagcaaatgtcacaggAGCAATTATTCACATGAGGTAGATTGTTAAAAACCGACTGTTTTAACGATTCACCTGTGAGTatccacaaataaaaaaaaacacagaccAGTATTTAATGGTTTTCAGTAGGCCTACACTTTTACTGGGtcattgatttttaactggaccagtaatatAAACCAAATGGAAACCAGTTCCTCAAACGTATACCAGTTTTATCTAGACTAGTAAAAATCAAGTGAAGACCAattcttaaaaataaattatattttgtttaatcgGGTCAAAATAACACTTTTCATCGGTCAAATACATTAAGCAGCTTGAAATCAAGAaaactgcactctgattggtcaaagagacaaAATACCCAACCAAATTCCAACGGTTTCCATGCTGGGGCCCCTCCAAGTTTACAatcatgtggtaatctcctcaaattacCCTCACTCGTTTTGAAGCCCTATCCAGCCAAttagaactctggatttcatgctactccaaaattttagaaatctcgtcttgtgaCTGTcttatacaaaatattttatacaaaataaacgaccaatatgaaagagaaacCTTTACTATGTCCAATTGTGCGATGATATTGAATTTGACTTGAGGATAGAGTTTAGAGAAAGGGAAATCTCACTATTCACGAGATTTGCagggaggaggattcagccacttTGGATTAAGGATTTCATGATTTTcctatcataattttttataccaaCATAACATTTTCTTCACAAAGCTAATGTCAATGACTGAGTTACCTTTGCAATGGTATGAAATATTCAAGTACTTAGATCGGACATCGGGGCAAGGAGGTTCTTCTAGTAGATATTCTGCGCCCGTTGACGTGCCTGGTAGGGTGCAAAGATCTACTGCGGCACATCTCGCATTTACCCCCGACACCACATCGACTTCACAACCTGTTAGGCTAGTTGGTGGTGGATTAACTGGACAGCTTGTGGTGTCCGTTCGCCCAAAGACAGCGCTGTCGATAGCAATAGTACCCCCAACACATTCAAGTATTCCTTGTTCATCCATACATATGATCTCAGTCCCTAAgcaaataagaagaaaataacacaattcatgaaatatgataaGCCACACactcaaaattaataaaatatcgtACATTACGTCTCCGTAAGGAAGATTAGCATTTCTCCCACTGGGCTATTTCAGGATTTCATCTGGGTCCCGTATAACACCGGAACCGAATCAGCCGCGAATCCATCCGAATACACGTAGGCTATTTGGGTGATTTCGGGAGTATTCTTCGGAGAGATGCGGGAACATTCGTGGAGGGATTCGACTTTATCCGGGATGGCCAACAATAATTCGGGTCAATTCTTGGCGATTCTGCGTTGAATCAGGGCCTATTCTGGGCTCATTCGTCTCTATTCGGGGAGCCCCGAATAAGAGACGAATAGGTTCTGAAACGACCGAATCCATCCGCATTAGGTCATATTCGGGTAGAATCGGTCCGAATTTTttcgggagaattagggtttgGTGTAACCCTAGCTTCAGCAAATGATCtaaaagccccctcacacctgaccgaatgtaggcggacgaagggtgacgaatgggaaaaatgcacgaaatgcatgcgaattcatataaaatttccgtcaaatcatgcgatcagtaaactattgtcaaattttatcaacaaacggtaagcgaaggataaatatgacacGCGAAGGATATCGATTTTCGATTCACCTCTTTGAGTTAATTGCagccgaaggcgagcgaagggttgatataacccaataagacgaaCGAACAGTGAGCAATTATTTGATATGGCGTAagattagaaacgaagacgagggaatagatcgggcGTTATTGTACGTTTctgtcatcgtgttgcttcgttaagggttctttcgagatcggtccactttggcaaaaaccgcgatgagggactatgcgcgacaataacccacgaacgataaacgaacgattaccgcagactaaataagagatggGAATTCAAACAGATTACCAACAATTTTTCCATTCGTCCGCAAATTTTTAACATGTTCAAAAGTTCCGCGAGAATTTGAATTatcgcagctgttagttcagaaggtgtacgaacccaaacacgaagggtaaatatgatttactatcagttaccattgaacACGATTTTTAATAGAgtgcctttcgccagccatcgcaaggcatatttcaggcaattcggttaggtgtgagtTGGCCTTTACGGTTGACGTTCACGATTGATTCTACATGCAATCAATCCTAACAGACGTTATGTTACGAggattttttgctttccagcAAACTCATGTTTACGTAACCATTGCAAAACATTGAGGTTCCGTCTTAAATTGACGTTTTTAAAACGTATATTCAACGTCAAAGTTTTGGGCTTGGCGTTTTACGCAAATCACAGGGGTTTTTAAAGTACGTTTTAAAACGTCAGTAAGCTTTACAAAAGGAAACGTCCTTTAAAGGAACGCTTGTAAAACGATATCGAACAAAATGGAATGTCCACACGTCTGCAAGAGGTTTTTCTCAGAAACTTCAACTCCAATGAGATCGAGCAATAGAAATATAAAGAATCGTTACCTATTAACCCCACCCCCTGCACATGTGCCTTTAATTGCATCTTTAATGTTTTAAATGGCGTAATGAGAACATATTTTAGAAAGCCAGTTTTTTAACACAGTTTCTTTATAAATTCAGTTTCATTCCTGTTTAACTTTGTTttctaaaattatttaaatctactttttgtttgggcgaattttacctttaaataaatagtactatttttaaaatattaaaaattaatgtTCTTAAACGCTTTTCTAAACGTTCCCAAGACATCCATTAATGTTTTCCCAGGTCCTTAGAATGGAAGGTAATCGATTTTAGTACAATAATATCCATAGAATACTATTTTTGGCAATTCTATAATTCAAAAATCATTTAACATTGTATGTAAATGCATTATGACCAAAATACAAATATGTCGTTGATAaaaaagtgtgccccccttgcgagtgatgatgatggtaatgttgtCGTATATATGAATTATGACCATCATTTTCCTCCCGACTTAGGTTCATTGTCTTTTAATGAAACCATTCCTCAGGCATTGTAAGAAACAGATgtatggagaaagaaaaaatcaaggatgaaaacaatttcatgtttatatattaaaacaattatcttttaaaaattattcctCCTCGCAAGGAAGCGCGTGGGGTGTGTCTCGGTTATTTTTACAACCTTTTTAAAATCACTTCCTTTTTGTTCATGGCCGTCCGCAAACGGAGGGGGTAGGGGCAGTTactgtagccccccccccccccctcccagagATTTTGAAAAGTTGCATTTTCTTTCCAGAAAATTCACCAAAAAGTATCCACGGAATCATTTATCTTCAGTTTTCAAAATGCAAAATTGCCCTCAATGACAAGCTTGGTTGGTTCGTTCCCTCGttttcgatctttttttttctttgttttataatattttatgcATGCTCCTATCCCAGCATAAAATTTATGCGTACTGCCAATTTTCGTTTGTATACTTTATCCCGGTTTTTACGTAAAATGAGCGGAGAAGATATAAAAGTAATGAGAACTGATGAGAACTTAAATTTAAAGTTTATAAAAAGGAAGCAACCCTGAAAATCGACAAGAGTCCTCAAAATTGTTAATTTTAAggtcaattttcaaaaattccTAGCTCGCATTATTGATCTGGTACCTATACTTATAGCAATAAAGCTATATATTTCCAAACTTCAGTCTtaaggacttaaaaacaagcccccccccccctcccccactggAGTACAGATGTACGGCATATAGGTCCCACAAGACTGAACCCCCAAAATACATTTATCGAGTCAAACGATGATTTGTTTTCCCTCACAATAAAAAAGCGACGTTTACTTACTTTGATCACTAAAACTTGGAGATACTGCTTGACTGAAGAAAAACATCAAGCAGAATAAAGTCCTCACTAAGAACTCCATTGCTGTGCGCCtagatgaaaaaataaaaaataaattatcaagAAGTGTATGAGAAAGACTTGGCATCCAATTGTTCTTCTAATTTACTATCATACCCAGttcagttgttgtgtgtccggataGGTTGTGTGCCGGACAATCAATTTTAAACAGCCATTTGGAAAAGTTAACAGGAAAAGttccatcaatttttagtataaACTGTTCAGCAATATTATCAAGAACAAAACTGTTGAAAGGttacaagtattgaatttatattttttgtgaaatccAAAACCAAAAAGGCTTCAAAATTGTCCGGATAACCCCACCCcatcaatattttatgaaataaatgaatccaTATTTTGGACAGTGAAAAGTTTGAGCCTAGTAACTGTTTTCCTTTCCCTCCTTTGATAAGATTTATTTTCCATGACGTTACACTTTACCGTGAGCTTACTTTTACTTGACCAACATCGTTTACACTGCGAGcgtaaagataaagaaaatcgaCAAGAGAATGGAACTACAAGCGATATATCACTTTCTATGTCTCGCATGACAATCACGGCCATttgcagcgggggggggggcagttgcccccactccccccccccccccgaaattttgaaaactgacgttattttactgaaaattgtcacaaaattcaccaaaagtatgcacgaaatcttttaatttcactttacaaaatgcacAAACGCCCAGGCTAACGAAAGCTCGGTCGCTCCCTCgctttcaattaaaaaaagtttacgcGTCCTGCCCCCAAGCAAATTATTTTTGCGTACGGTCatgatgacaataatacatATCAATTCGCGTCAATAAGTATTGCTACCTCACAATACATGTCATTTTGTGctatttatatttctttacCATTTAAGCATGTCAGCTAGTAGCCTCTTATAATATACAAACATACCATTACGCTCGAGGACCTGGCTAAAACTACAGTATTCACATGGAAGTGACATCAAATGACATCAAGGGACATCAATAGCCTACTACCAATATTATCAATAGAGAACTTTTTTAGTACTATGAATTAAATTTCTGCGGCTTGGCATTGTTCAAAACTCATCTACATCTGACAAAGGAAATTCAACTGGTGGGGTCGACAATCTATTtttctgacggtcaatcggatcggggtcgccctagccactaaccggTCTGGTcaagtggttaaggcaccggcatTCTTAGCTAGGGGCCTGGGTTCGATTTCCGGTAGAGTACTTTTTTCAGCCTCACCAATATTTCCAAAGTGTAGATGGCTCTGGAGAATCTTGATTTgattaagctacgcctaccattgtcatgattgttctcttcattcgtTCTTTTCACAACATTTAAAaacaagagttgccaaagctgttgtacatgtataatttataaaatataatatataattatatacataataatttGAACGAAAATGTCGAGACAAATTGCTTGGTTATGGTATTCTTACACTTCTGACTGGCTTTATCATACATGAGCGAACACGAAATCAAAGACGACGGATACTGGCGACGCCATTATATCAGGCTCTCAGAAaatatagtgggaattatttatccgtgATTGTTCTGGCAATTCCCATTATGCTTTCGaaggaaacgcctgatatatttgcttttatatcCTATTTTCGATGAATTAGAACCATAGTCTGTGCGCTGAGCATGCAGATTCCAGTTACTTATTTTTCCAATGCCACCGCGCTTTAATAGCGAAACGCGGATTAGTGCCTGCGCAGACGAAATTACGGGACTTGCCCAGGAGAGACagcttttaacagtaattgaccaAAAACGAGTTTAACAACATcaactttgaatatttttccaaaccgctcgctCGTTACACTTTCTCGCGAAATATAAAGCCTAGATATATATGTTACcataatcagaaatcacttaaAAAAGGCTTTGCTCTACTTACTCAATTTCGCACCGCCGCCCTTctaccgcgatcatttgaagacaaaaataagccctcattgacattcatgagcatgaagatattcataatccggccttttcattggctaagagcgtcattaatacgcgatttccccgattctttgtcatcgataccagtggtatcgtgttacagaattaattattcatttgacctcattacgtcatctaatttattcattatgaaacttttctttccacacaaaaatggacctacgaacactccggtgagtatgtataaattgatataaccacatTAATTCTgtggactatttacacatttcacactgtattttgtgatctcaggttatttctttaactaattagagagtttgctatcattcttctgttaaagaaaagcagaatttggtctttgaaattgaagttagattgtcatcgtcgcccGGCCCAGTGCAGCCTGTATGTTGCTTTTCAGTGGTTATGCCGCTGTGTCaaccacatgtattttgtacgggCTCCTAGCCGGCAGGGCATCGAGAGAAAATCGGGCCGGGAGCccacgattgattaaaacaagaagaatgaagcttctttttgtacactgtataacgttagatctagagggagatctgcatctatcttcagtagatcgagactCAGTCAGGAATACTGTGAAGCGGAGTGTGGAAGAAGATATGCCTGTCATTGTGTCAATCCTCACTAGATTCTCGTCagtttcagatatcaaatttattttgcataacttcaggcttctgcatttagcccccacccattttaattcttattgtAATTTATATAGTTAGACTCGGTattagaaataacatgctgctctgcatgtttgtctcactcttattatcaatagatcAAGATCTAATTTCTGGTTAACAGAGCCTAGtctttcttcttaattttaCTTTATCAGTTTATGTTACTTTACTTTTATCCATCGATGCAAGTTGTAGGTAGATCTGGGCCTACCTAATTCAAATCTAGTCATCTAACTTATTAGACATGTACCCCCAGGGCTTAGGATCTAGGTCTATAATTTTAGGCCTAGATGTAGGTCTGGGCCTAAACgactacatttacatgtacgagtATGACTATGACTGTcggtaacccagggagctcccgcccgcgcagcgggagctccctgggttagacTGTCGGTGGACCAAGGACTAGATCTAAAGTGAATGATAGATCTACTCTCggtcaataatggcaatgaagGTTTAGCCAGGAAAAAAACCAGacatcaaaaatttctaaaTCGATATACATCTAGGTAAAGTCACCGAAGGGTTAGCTTTACAttctaggtctagatagatcgagagtctatcgatagtctagatctagaccttatTTAGATACATGATTCATGAATGCTGTCACGCAGCACTGATTCTGGTTggactagatctatactttcttacaaatagatctagacctagtgcatgataatatgaaattatgttgttaaaatcaaatgaactaaGATTCGTAATAAAaagatgcagattttttttttttttttttttttttttttggggggggggcagacatgtgaaaaaaaaatagagaaaccTGAAATTCAGAAAGTGAGGGCCCGAACCTACCAATATTGCCTAAGgctgttttttgcattttctaaagtaaaattgaaggatttcatgcaattctttttttttatgaaggttttcacatttcagctcccacccaaacccctccccctacactgttagaaaatttattcttaaaataaaagaagttcctgcagcagagtctcgagaacacctgtaattttACCAGATTgcataatcttacattatatcatgtaaaattacaggaaattggtatttggtgtatggaaccttacaaatttccttaaataaaacaccattttcctctttttaaacaGTCCTGTTCTGTAGAAaacttcctgttttatgaatttacagaatgattctgttattgctttctgcaatttcttgttttttttctgtaaaatcaggtttttgtTAACAGTGTACATACGGCCATGAAAGAGATCACTTGACACttattgttctctcttttctttcacaaacaggttgagtttgaagaacaGGAAAAACAGTAGACTGTAGAGGTCTACCCGGTATCTATGGTTAAACATGATGATCATAAGTGCATGTatcattttgcagattctcatccaggtataaaagttaaactaacccatacaaaattacagatacattacatgcattgaaatgaatgttaaccaagcatgtttacattaaataaaaataacctgAGCCACTGCTAAGAGGTAGGATCTATACTGAATATACACTTCTTATATATACAGGCTCTCGACTCTctcgagtctaaaatagaaccaatgccaaaagttatgtaccttgggcaaatttataaaataaggtcatgtccttgatctatttaatatttaaatggcctttttatttcctatttgtttataaacaaagcaatatttatttttcatgttttatattttataaaattcattttattcattctttagtgtgatattcatatttcatatttgtagatttacatttttttttaaatcttattattttacattttgtccaataggatgatgcagctctacaatttccatggaggtgattgatgatgataaacaattggtaaagtaggcctaatagaacagtgataggaccacaaagagaaatacaacctacagcagttatatgagtgagttaatAAGTGATTATTTTTAGTAATGGGgggttttcacaatatttttaggcaacaaatagacctgcctttgaaaaaaacatttcaattctgtttttaGGTTATAGATAGGTGTCGTTTTTATTCgcagatcaaaatattctgtgcaacaaaacatatcatcattaattctgactattatatataatttatatatgttaattcatatattcatattcatgggaaatctctgacatttttttttatagagtacatgtagttataatggagagtggtatgcaaactgcatagaacaggtttaagtgatatgctttgtagaagtacaagtttatgattagtagaagtaagattTCCTATGTTATGTGATGAAGAAATTTATATACCGGTATGTATAGTCTTACTTTTCTTgaaacatttatgttttacaaatcatgacaattttaatttaaattcattgattttctttccctattttttcaa contains:
- the LOC135157323 gene encoding protein disulfide isomerase CRELD2-like, coding for MEFLVRTLFCLMFFFSQAVSPSFSDQRTEIICMDEQGILECVGGTIAIDSAVFGRTDTTSCPVNPPPTSLTGCEVDVVSGVNARCAAVDLCTLPGTSTGAEYLLEEPPCPDVRSKYLNISYHCKDSNECDLQLHNCDEHATCTNTPGSFICSCKTGYTGNGRECRGMF